The Dendropsophus ebraccatus isolate aDenEbr1 chromosome 10, aDenEbr1.pat, whole genome shotgun sequence genome has a segment encoding these proteins:
- the LOC138802998 gene encoding cdc42 effector protein 2-like, producing MPAKTPMYLKTSTPKRGKKPKLRDVLSREMISPPLGDFRHSAHIGLDGEEDMFGELSFLQGKYDLLPNLGRKLTLQNTENSLDQEFHDSDGSFRPFLKSAVSLPVFTGTQSKERAPPKPPRLHLEEVPSQRSMSISYGEGCFRREEDTSFSSISKEESSRFLTASTSSSEGSISGSGRFSPGCGADVSQSKMDNTDSENQDNPPSESIFGLELDLGPSILDDVLRIMDDYKAS from the coding sequence ATGCCGGCAAAAACCCCAATGTACTTGAAAACCTCCACCCCCAAGAGAGGTAAAAAGCCTAAACTTCGAGATGTGTTATCAAGGGAAATGATAAGTCCTCCTTTAGGTGACTTCAGACACAGTGCTCATATAGGACTAGATGGAGAAGAAGACATGTTTGGGGAGTTGTCCTTCCTACAAGGAAAGTATGACCTGCTTCCCAATTTGGGCCGAAAGTTGACcctccaaaacacagaaaacagcTTGGACCAAGAGTTTCATGACAGTGATGGAAGTTTTCGCCCCTTCTTAAAAAGTGCAGTGTCTCTCCCTGTTTTCACTGGAACACAGAGTAAGGAGAGAGCTCCTCCCAAACCCCCCAGACTCCACCTGGAAGAAGTCCCGAGCCAACGTTCTATGTCTATCAGCTATGGAGAAGGATGTTTTCGTAGAGAAGAAGATACATCTTTCTCCTCCATCTCAAAAGAAGAAAGCAGCAGGTTTCTGACAGCGTCCACAAGTTCTTCTGAAGGTTCCATTTCGGGAAGTGGGAGGTTCAGTCCCGGATGTGGGGCCGATGTATCACAAAGTAAAATGGACAACACAGACTCTGAGAACCAGGATAATCCTCCTTCTGAATCTATCTTTGGGCTGGAGCTAGACCTCGGACCATCAATTCTAGATGATGTTCTGAGGATAATGGATGACTACAAAGCTTCATGA